In Hoeflea ulvae, one genomic interval encodes:
- a CDS encoding carbohydrate ABC transporter permease, with protein MATAHSRSAARLMMSPAVILLLGWMIIPLSMTIYFSFLRYNLLTPGTEAWAGFDNYRYFLTDPAFFDAMGNTFVLVLGVLLITVVGGILLGLLLDQPFFGQGIVRILVIAPFFVMPTVSALVWKNMFMNPVNGLFAYLATAVGLEPFDFLSHAPLASIILIVSWQWLPFATLILLTALQSLDQEQLEAAEMDGAGPINRFTFIMLPHLGRAITVVILIQTIFLLSIFAEILVTTNGGPGTATTNLTYLVYVQSLLQFDVGGGSAGGIVAVILANIVAIFLMRMIGKNLDA; from the coding sequence ATGGCGACCGCCCACTCAAGAAGTGCAGCACGCTTGATGATGTCCCCTGCAGTGATCTTGCTGCTCGGCTGGATGATCATCCCGCTGTCCATGACAATCTACTTCTCGTTCCTGCGTTACAATCTGCTGACGCCTGGCACGGAAGCCTGGGCCGGGTTTGACAACTACCGCTATTTTCTCACTGACCCGGCCTTCTTCGATGCGATGGGCAACACCTTCGTTCTGGTGCTGGGGGTCCTGCTGATCACTGTTGTCGGCGGCATCCTTCTGGGACTGCTGCTGGATCAGCCGTTTTTCGGCCAGGGCATTGTCCGGATCCTGGTGATCGCACCGTTCTTCGTCATGCCCACGGTCTCCGCGCTGGTGTGGAAGAACATGTTCATGAATCCGGTCAACGGGTTGTTCGCATATCTGGCGACGGCGGTCGGGCTCGAACCGTTCGACTTTCTCAGTCACGCGCCGCTGGCCTCCATCATTCTGATTGTCTCCTGGCAATGGCTGCCATTTGCGACTCTGATCCTGCTCACGGCCTTGCAGTCGCTGGACCAGGAACAGCTCGAAGCCGCCGAAATGGATGGCGCCGGACCAATCAACCGCTTCACCTTCATCATGCTGCCGCATCTGGGCCGGGCGATCACCGTAGTGATCCTGATCCAGACGATTTTCCTGCTCTCGATCTTCGCCGAAATTCTGGTCACCACCAATGGCGGCCCGGGCACGGCGACCACCAACCTCACCTATCTCGTCTACGTGCAATCGCTGTTGCAGTTCGACGTGGGTGGCGGTTCCGCCGGCGGCATCGTTGCTGTCATTCTCGCCAACATTGTCGCGATCTTCCTGATGCGGATGATCGGCAAGAACCTGGACGCTTGA
- a CDS encoding carbohydrate ABC transporter permease: MARAVSNRRKLIVTLLAWTIGIAIFFPILWTVLTSFKTEAEAIASPPSLFFFDWTTENYTEVNSRSNYGLHFSNSVIISLGSTLLGLLIAIPAAWSMAFVPGKRTKDILMWMLSTKMLPPVGVLIPIYLMFRDTGLLDSRLGLVIVLTLINLPIIVWMLYTYFKEIPVDILEAARMDGAALWSEIIYVLTPMAVPGIASTLLLNVILAWNEAFWTLNLTAAKAAPLTAFIASYSSPEGLFYAKLSAASTMAIAPILILGWFSQKQLVRGLTFGAVK, encoded by the coding sequence ATGGCGCGCGCTGTATCAAACCGACGCAAACTCATCGTCACGCTTCTCGCATGGACGATCGGTATTGCAATCTTCTTCCCCATATTGTGGACGGTCCTGACCAGCTTCAAGACTGAAGCCGAGGCCATCGCCTCGCCGCCGTCCCTGTTCTTCTTTGACTGGACAACGGAAAACTACACCGAGGTCAATTCACGGTCGAACTACGGCCTGCACTTCTCCAATTCGGTGATCATCTCGCTGGGCTCCACCCTGCTGGGCCTGCTGATCGCGATCCCTGCGGCCTGGTCGATGGCATTCGTGCCGGGCAAGCGGACCAAGGACATCCTGATGTGGATGCTCTCGACCAAGATGCTGCCGCCCGTCGGCGTGCTGATCCCGATCTACCTGATGTTCCGCGACACCGGCCTGCTCGATTCCCGCCTCGGCCTGGTCATCGTGCTGACGCTGATCAACCTGCCGATCATCGTCTGGATGCTCTACACCTATTTCAAGGAAATCCCGGTCGACATCCTTGAGGCGGCGCGCATGGACGGAGCGGCACTGTGGTCGGAGATCATCTATGTCCTGACCCCGATGGCCGTGCCCGGCATTGCCTCGACGCTGCTGCTCAATGTCATCCTGGCCTGGAACGAAGCCTTCTGGACCCTCAATCTGACGGCCGCGAAAGCAGCGCCACTGACCGCCTTCATCGCCAGCTACTCGAGCCCGGAAGGCCTGTTCTACGCCAAGCTGTCGGCGGCTTCGACGATGGCGATCGCACCCATCCTCATTCTCGGTTGGTTCAGCCAGAAACAACTCGTCCGCGGCCTCACCTTCGGCGCGGTGAAATAG
- a CDS encoding ABC transporter ATP-binding protein, with protein sequence MGHIALKKVTKSFGTTQVIPPLDLEINDGEFVVFVGPSGCGKSTLLRLIAGLEDVSGGAIEINGHDATHIPPAKRGLAMVFQSYALYPHMSVRKNIGFPLKMAGLDKAVADKKVADAAAVLNLTDYLDRRPGQLSGGQRQRVAIGRAIVREPDAFLFDEPLSNLDAALRVNMRLEISELHNSLKTTMIYVTHDQVEAMTMADKIVVLRAGHIEQVGSPLELYRAPANLFVASFIGSPKMNFIEGKDAEAHGAKTIGVRPEHVIVSKTEGLWKGKVGVSEHLGSDTFLRVAVDGFEPMTVRADGEVDIHHGDTVYLSPEPSKIYRFDAAGMAI encoded by the coding sequence ATGGGACATATCGCACTCAAGAAAGTTACCAAGAGCTTCGGCACCACACAGGTGATCCCGCCGCTCGATCTGGAAATCAACGATGGTGAATTCGTGGTGTTTGTCGGCCCGTCCGGTTGCGGCAAGTCAACGCTGCTGCGCCTGATCGCCGGTCTCGAAGACGTCTCCGGCGGCGCCATCGAGATCAATGGTCACGACGCCACCCACATCCCGCCGGCCAAACGCGGCCTGGCCATGGTGTTCCAGTCCTATGCGCTCTACCCGCACATGTCGGTGCGCAAGAACATCGGCTTTCCGCTGAAGATGGCCGGCCTCGACAAGGCCGTCGCCGACAAGAAGGTGGCGGACGCAGCGGCCGTGCTCAATCTCACCGACTATCTCGATCGCCGGCCGGGCCAGCTCTCGGGCGGCCAGCGCCAGCGCGTGGCGATCGGTCGGGCGATCGTGCGCGAGCCCGATGCCTTCCTGTTTGACGAACCGCTCTCCAATCTCGACGCCGCCCTGCGCGTCAATATGCGGCTCGAGATCAGCGAACTCCACAACAGCCTCAAGACCACGATGATCTACGTCACCCATGACCAGGTCGAAGCCATGACCATGGCCGACAAGATCGTGGTGCTCAGAGCCGGCCATATCGAGCAGGTCGGATCGCCGCTGGAGCTTTACCGCGCCCCCGCCAACCTGTTTGTCGCCAGCTTCATCGGCTCGCCCAAGATGAACTTCATCGAGGGCAAGGACGCCGAAGCCCATGGCGCAAAGACCATCGGCGTCCGGCCGGAACATGTCATCGTCTCCAAGACCGAGGGCCTGTGGAAGGGCAAGGTCGGCGTCTCCGAGCATCTGGGCTCCGACACCTTCCTGCGGGTTGCCGTCGACGGTTTCGAACCGATGACCGTCCGCGCCGATGGCGAAGTCGACATCCATCACGGCGACACCGTCTACCTGTCTCCCGAGCCGTCCAAGATCTACCGGTTCGACGCCGCGGGCATGGCGATCTGA
- a CDS encoding L-iditol 2-dehydrogenase encodes MQRLAGKTAMITGAARGIGEAFAQRYADEGAIVAIADIDIDRATQTAARIGGQAFAVHLDVTDQASIDTAVTTVSDRCGGIDILINNAALFDLAPIVEITRDSFDRLFAINVAGTLFTLQAVARSMIARGTGGKIINMASQAGRRGEALVGVYCATKAAVISLTQSAGLDLIRHGINVNAIAPGVVDGEHWDGVDALFAGHENLAPGEKKRLVGEAVPYGRMGTAEDLTGMAVFLATADADYIVAQTYNVDGGNWMN; translated from the coding sequence ATGCAGCGCCTTGCGGGCAAGACGGCGATGATCACCGGCGCCGCGCGGGGCATCGGCGAGGCCTTTGCGCAGCGCTACGCCGACGAAGGGGCGATCGTCGCCATCGCCGACATCGATATCGACCGGGCGACACAGACCGCCGCCCGGATCGGCGGCCAGGCTTTCGCGGTGCATCTCGATGTCACTGACCAGGCCTCCATCGACACAGCCGTCACAACCGTCAGCGACCGCTGCGGCGGGATCGACATATTGATCAACAACGCGGCCTTGTTCGATCTCGCGCCGATCGTCGAGATCACACGGGACAGTTTCGACAGGCTGTTTGCGATCAATGTCGCAGGCACGCTGTTTACGCTTCAGGCCGTGGCCAGATCGATGATCGCCCGCGGCACCGGCGGCAAGATCATCAACATGGCAAGCCAGGCCGGACGCCGCGGTGAGGCCCTTGTCGGTGTCTACTGCGCCACCAAGGCCGCCGTGATCAGCCTCACCCAGTCCGCAGGCCTTGACCTGATCAGGCACGGCATCAACGTCAACGCGATCGCCCCCGGCGTGGTTGACGGCGAACACTGGGACGGTGTCGACGCGCTGTTTGCCGGCCATGAAAACCTGGCACCGGGCGAAAAGAAGCGGCTTGTCGGAGAGGCCGTGCCCTATGGCCGCATGGGAACGGCCGAAGATCTCACCGGCATGGCCGTCTTTCTCGCAACGGCGGATGCCGATTACATCGTCGCCCAGACATACAATGTCGATGGCGGAAACTGGATGAACTGA
- a CDS encoding mannitol dehydrogenase family protein, whose amino-acid sequence MPDSKAPQSHNDMPAQRLCNASLAHLPEGVSTPGYDRSTLTAGVLHVGVGNFHRAHQASYFHRLFELGEDHDWAIVGAGMMHFDQAMRDKLASQDWLTTIVELNPEGFRASVIGSMIDFIAIDPGALIEAMQDPQIRIVSLTVTEGGYFLSAETGGFDPTHPAIIRETGKGHPPQTVFGAIIAALKARRDQGLAPFTVMSCDNLPENGHVARATVLGLARMLDPELADWIEANVAFPNSMVDCITPATGPREIDLVRSQFGIEDAAPVVCEPFRQWVMEDTFPQGRPSLEKVGVEFVTDVAPYELMKLRILNGGHAAIAYSSALLGHHFVHDAMADPLIAGFLNKVTVEEILPTVPVIEGVSLTDYIAVVARRFSNSALGDTIPRLCLDGSNRQPKFILPTIEARLSSGQSVKGLALEVALWAHYCAGARDDGETIRLDDPNAARLRERALAAQDNPAAFLAMPDIFGALADRPDFVRAFSTALQQLQTNPTRTVLANYLAS is encoded by the coding sequence ATGCCCGACTCCAAAGCGCCACAGTCTCACAACGACATGCCCGCACAGCGCCTGTGCAACGCTTCGCTCGCGCATCTGCCCGAAGGTGTGAGCACGCCCGGCTATGATCGCAGCACCCTGACCGCAGGTGTTCTCCATGTCGGCGTCGGCAATTTTCACCGCGCCCATCAGGCCAGCTATTTCCACCGCCTGTTCGAGCTTGGCGAGGATCATGACTGGGCCATCGTCGGCGCCGGAATGATGCATTTCGACCAGGCCATGCGCGACAAGCTTGCCTCGCAGGACTGGCTCACCACCATCGTCGAACTCAACCCCGAAGGCTTTCGCGCCAGTGTCATCGGGTCGATGATCGATTTCATCGCCATTGATCCCGGTGCCTTGATCGAAGCCATGCAGGATCCGCAAATCCGGATCGTGTCGCTGACGGTGACCGAAGGCGGATATTTCCTCAGCGCCGAGACCGGCGGCTTCGACCCGACCCATCCGGCCATCATCCGGGAAACCGGCAAGGGCCATCCGCCGCAGACTGTCTTCGGCGCCATCATCGCCGCCCTCAAGGCCCGGCGCGATCAGGGGCTCGCCCCGTTCACGGTGATGTCCTGCGACAATCTTCCAGAAAACGGCCATGTCGCCCGCGCCACGGTCCTGGGGCTGGCCCGGATGCTCGATCCGGAACTGGCGGACTGGATCGAGGCCAATGTCGCCTTCCCCAACTCGATGGTCGACTGCATCACGCCCGCCACCGGTCCGCGTGAAATCGACCTAGTCCGCAGCCAGTTCGGAATCGAGGATGCGGCGCCCGTCGTCTGCGAACCATTCCGGCAATGGGTGATGGAAGACACCTTCCCGCAAGGCAGGCCGTCTCTGGAGAAGGTCGGCGTCGAGTTCGTCACCGATGTCGCTCCCTACGAACTGATGAAATTGCGGATCCTCAATGGCGGCCACGCAGCGATCGCCTATTCCTCGGCCCTGCTCGGCCATCACTTTGTCCATGACGCCATGGCCGATCCGCTGATCGCCGGATTTCTCAACAAGGTGACCGTCGAGGAAATCCTGCCGACCGTGCCGGTCATCGAAGGGGTCAGCCTCACCGACTACATTGCGGTGGTGGCCAGACGCTTTTCCAATTCGGCCCTGGGCGACACCATCCCGCGGCTGTGCCTGGATGGCTCCAACCGTCAGCCGAAATTCATCCTGCCCACCATCGAGGCAAGGCTTTCATCAGGCCAATCCGTCAAGGGCCTGGCGCTCGAGGTTGCGCTCTGGGCGCATTATTGCGCCGGCGCGCGTGACGATGGCGAAACCATCAGGCTCGACGATCCGAATGCCGCGCGGTTGCGCGAACGCGCATTGGCCGCACAAGACAATCCGGCCGCATTTCTGGCGATGCCGGACATTTTCGGCGCGCTCGCCGACAGGCCTGACTTTGTCCGGGCCTTCTCCACGGCCTTGCAGCAGCTTCAGACCAATCCGACCCGGACCGTCCTTGCCAACTACCTGGCTTCCTGA
- a CDS encoding ABC transporter ATP-binding protein, with amino-acid sequence MVSTNTDDGFVVFDGVQKSYDGENLVVKDLNLSIARGEFLTMLGPSGSGKTTCLMMLAGFETATNGAIRLGGKEINNIPPHKRGIGMVFQNYALFPHMTVAENLSFPLEVRKMGKAEREAKVQRALDMVQMGDFGGRRPAQLSGGQQQRIALARALVFEAELVLMDEPLGALDKQLREHMQFEIKHISDNLGITVVYVTHDQTEALTMSDRVAVFEDGRIQQLAPPDELYEQPQNSFVAQFIGENNTLMGKVEKIDQDSALVRLDNGDLIDTVPVNVSNVGDRTLVSIRPERVEFNRERLLPDAHTLKAEVLEFIYMGDIYRTRLRVAGKEDFIVKTRNAPDQRRLKPGEIIEIGWRPQDCRALDA; translated from the coding sequence TTGGTATCAACCAACACGGATGATGGCTTCGTCGTATTCGACGGCGTCCAGAAAAGCTATGACGGTGAAAATCTCGTCGTAAAGGATCTCAATCTTTCAATTGCCCGGGGCGAGTTCCTCACAATGCTTGGACCATCGGGGTCCGGCAAGACCACCTGCCTGATGATGCTCGCAGGCTTCGAGACCGCCACCAACGGCGCGATCAGGCTGGGCGGCAAGGAAATCAACAACATTCCACCGCACAAGCGCGGCATTGGCATGGTGTTCCAGAATTACGCCCTGTTCCCGCACATGACGGTGGCCGAGAACCTCTCGTTCCCGCTGGAAGTGCGCAAGATGGGCAAGGCCGAGCGCGAGGCCAAGGTCCAGCGCGCCCTCGACATGGTACAGATGGGCGATTTCGGCGGCCGCCGGCCGGCGCAGTTGTCAGGCGGCCAGCAGCAGCGCATCGCGCTCGCCCGCGCCCTGGTGTTCGAAGCCGAACTGGTGCTGATGGACGAACCGCTCGGCGCGCTCGACAAGCAGTTGCGTGAGCACATGCAGTTCGAGATCAAGCATATTTCCGACAATCTCGGCATCACCGTGGTCTATGTCACCCATGACCAGACCGAGGCGCTGACCATGTCTGACCGCGTCGCCGTCTTCGAGGATGGCCGCATCCAGCAGCTGGCGCCGCCGGACGAACTTTACGAACAGCCGCAAAACAGCTTCGTCGCCCAGTTCATCGGCGAAAACAACACGCTGATGGGCAAGGTCGAAAAGATCGACCAGGACAGCGCGCTGGTCCGCCTCGACAATGGCGACCTCATCGACACCGTCCCCGTCAATGTCAGCAATGTCGGCGACCGGACGCTCGTCTCCATCCGCCCCGAGCGGGTCGAGTTCAACCGCGAGCGGCTTCTGCCCGACGCCCACACGCTCAAGGCCGAAGTGCTGGAATTCATCTATATGGGTGACATCTACCGCACCCGGCTCCGTGTTGCCGGCAAGGAAGATTTCATCGTCAAGACCCGCAACGCGCCGGATCAGCGCCGGCTCAAGCCGGGTGAAATCATCGAGATCGGCTGGCGTCCGCAGGACTGCCGCGCGCTCGACGCCTGA
- a CDS encoding extracellular solute-binding protein, whose protein sequence is MKFKLATLLCGAALATTGVHAQDAKMSDTLTLVSWGGAYQKSQIAAYAEPYQAMHPEVTIVWDESSAEAVAKLRAMNEAGNITWDLVDVVAADAIRLCDEGLAMEFDADELLAAAPDGTPASEDFGDLLVSDCFIPQIVYSTTFGYRTDLVGDTPPTNICDVFDLEKYPGKRSLEKRPINNMEWALLCDGVAKADVYDVLETEEGQTRALAKLDTIKDQVVWWSAGADTPQLLADGEIVMGSTYNGRLFSLIEEQDQPVAMLWDAQVFDLDGWIIPDGLPADRQARVEDFVKFATDTQRLADQAKYISYGPARSSSAPLVGQHADLGIDMAPHMPTDPNNAKNTFLYNYTWWADYRDDLDAKFQAWLAQ, encoded by the coding sequence ATGAAATTCAAACTAGCAACCCTGTTGTGCGGAGCTGCACTGGCAACGACCGGCGTACACGCCCAAGATGCCAAAATGTCCGACACCCTGACCCTCGTCAGCTGGGGTGGCGCCTATCAGAAGAGCCAGATCGCGGCCTATGCCGAGCCCTATCAGGCGATGCACCCGGAAGTGACGATCGTCTGGGACGAAAGCTCGGCTGAAGCGGTCGCCAAGCTGCGCGCCATGAACGAAGCTGGCAACATCACCTGGGACCTGGTTGACGTTGTCGCGGCCGATGCCATCCGCCTGTGCGATGAAGGCCTGGCGATGGAATTTGACGCCGACGAACTGCTGGCGGCTGCCCCCGATGGCACACCGGCATCCGAAGACTTCGGCGACCTGCTGGTCAGCGACTGCTTCATTCCGCAGATCGTCTATTCGACCACTTTCGGCTATCGCACCGACCTGGTCGGCGACACACCGCCCACCAATATCTGCGACGTGTTCGACCTTGAGAAATATCCCGGCAAGCGTTCGCTCGAGAAGCGCCCGATCAACAACATGGAATGGGCCCTGCTTTGCGACGGTGTCGCCAAGGCCGACGTCTATGACGTGCTGGAAACAGAAGAAGGCCAGACCCGTGCACTGGCCAAGCTCGACACCATCAAGGACCAGGTTGTCTGGTGGTCGGCTGGCGCCGATACGCCGCAGCTGCTTGCTGATGGCGAAATCGTCATGGGTTCGACCTATAACGGCCGTCTCTTCAGCCTGATCGAGGAACAGGATCAGCCTGTCGCCATGCTCTGGGACGCCCAGGTGTTCGACCTTGACGGCTGGATCATCCCGGACGGTCTGCCTGCCGATCGCCAGGCCCGTGTCGAGGACTTCGTGAAGTTCGCCACCGACACGCAGCGTCTTGCTGACCAGGCCAAGTACATCTCCTATGGTCCGGCTCGCTCGTCGTCCGCACCGCTGGTGGGTCAGCATGCCGATCTCGGAATCGACATGGCGCCGCATATGCCGACCGATCCGAACAACGCAAAGAACACCTTCCTGTACAACTACACATGGTGGGCTGATTACCGCGACGACCTGGATGCCAAGTTCCAGGCCTGGCTTGCCCAGTAA
- a CDS encoding ABC transporter permease has translation MTDATHTPSDGAMLSADGMPLKKSLQIALRRQKLRALMLIAPLLLFVLISFIAPIADMLFRSVENDIVSETLPRTVIALQNWDYDDGNAEAPDSDVFAALYVDLSEAEEFKTHTRLGSRLNYETTGMSSLLRKTGRGIGRLDTDIYTEQFEAIDPKWADPAVWTVMMEQPGIAEALPETASAWKSWQRIVTNKGDVLAEEKPEDFVYTTLYRDLSTQPASAINAYGGAEADLLKAADSAVDGFETVSLRDEFIKMDKDWADPQVWGTIEAFSSPYTAGYFLASVDLQLTPSGIEEQPENQKVYLLLFGRTMFMSMVIMGSCILLGYPIAYLLSNLPLRTSNLLLILVLLPFWTSLLVRTSAWKVLLQQQGVINDILVWLGLVSDGDRLVMINNQFGTIVAMTHILLPFMILPLYSVMKTIPQTYVRAAKSLGATDWTAFWRVYFPQSVPGIGAGSILVFILSIGYYITPELVGGTTGTFISNRIAYHISSSLNWGLAAALGTILLAVVLLLYWVYDRIVGIDNVSLG, from the coding sequence ATGACCGATGCCACCCACACTCCTTCAGACGGTGCGATGCTGTCAGCTGACGGAATGCCGCTGAAGAAGAGCCTGCAGATTGCCCTTCGCCGGCAGAAGCTCCGGGCGCTGATGCTGATCGCGCCGCTGCTGCTGTTCGTGCTGATAAGCTTCATTGCCCCGATCGCCGACATGCTGTTCCGTTCGGTGGAAAACGATATCGTCTCGGAAACCCTTCCGCGCACTGTCATAGCGCTGCAGAACTGGGATTATGACGACGGCAATGCCGAGGCGCCCGACAGCGATGTCTTTGCGGCGCTCTATGTCGACCTCTCCGAGGCTGAAGAATTCAAGACCCACACAAGGCTCGGTTCGCGTCTCAACTACGAGACCACGGGCATGTCCTCGCTGCTGCGCAAGACCGGCCGCGGCATTGGCCGTCTGGACACCGACATCTACACCGAGCAGTTCGAGGCGATCGACCCGAAATGGGCTGACCCCGCCGTCTGGACGGTGATGATGGAACAGCCCGGCATCGCCGAGGCCTTGCCCGAGACCGCCTCCGCCTGGAAGTCCTGGCAACGCATTGTCACCAACAAGGGTGACGTGCTGGCCGAGGAAAAGCCTGAGGACTTCGTCTACACCACGCTTTATCGCGACCTGTCCACGCAGCCGGCATCGGCCATCAATGCCTATGGCGGCGCCGAGGCCGATCTCCTCAAGGCAGCGGACAGCGCTGTCGACGGCTTCGAGACCGTTTCGCTCCGCGACGAGTTCATCAAGATGGACAAGGACTGGGCCGATCCGCAGGTCTGGGGCACCATCGAGGCCTTTTCCTCGCCCTATACCGCCGGTTATTTTCTTGCCTCCGTCGATCTGCAGCTGACGCCGTCCGGCATCGAGGAGCAGCCTGAAAACCAGAAGGTCTACCTGCTGCTGTTCGGGCGCACCATGTTCATGAGCATGGTGATCATGGGCTCGTGCATCCTGCTCGGCTACCCGATCGCCTATCTGCTGTCGAACCTGCCGCTCAGGACCTCGAACCTGCTTTTGATCCTGGTGCTGCTGCCGTTCTGGACGTCACTGCTGGTGCGAACCTCGGCCTGGAAGGTGCTGCTGCAGCAACAGGGCGTGATCAACGACATTCTGGTCTGGCTTGGCCTGGTCAGCGACGGCGACAGGCTGGTGATGATCAACAACCAGTTCGGCACCATTGTCGCCATGACCCACATCCTGCTGCCCTTCATGATCCTACCGCTCTATTCGGTAATGAAGACCATTCCGCAAACCTATGTGCGCGCCGCCAAATCGCTTGGCGCCACGGACTGGACTGCCTTCTGGCGGGTCTATTTCCCGCAATCGGTGCCGGGCATCGGCGCCGGATCTATCCTCGTCTTCATCCTGTCCATCGGCTACTACATCACCCCCGAACTGGTGGGCGGCACGACGGGCACCTTCATTTCCAACCGGATCGCCTACCACATCTCGTCCTCGCTCAACTGGGGCCTCGCGGCCGCATTGGGGACGATCCTGCTGGCGGTCGTGCTGTTGCTCTACTGGGTCTATGACCGCATCGTGGGCATCGACAATGTGAGCCTGGGATAG
- a CDS encoding ABC transporter permease, whose translation MPLSFNAENFFTFTPAMLSFDPEGYSLKHYRDFFTNPDWQQALKNSVQIAPAATIISVSLGTLAAIGLSQPHVPFRRAIMAILISPMIVPLIISAAGMYFFYSRIGLQGTYIGVVLAHAALGIPFVIITVTATLVGFDKSLTRAAANMGANPVTTFFKVQMPLILPGVISGGLFAFITSFDEVVVVLFVGSAGQKTLPWQMFTGLREQISPTILAVATLLVIVSMLLLTTLELLRRRSERLRGLSPG comes from the coding sequence ATGCCGTTGAGCTTCAACGCCGAAAACTTCTTCACCTTCACCCCGGCCATGCTGTCCTTTGATCCCGAAGGCTATTCGCTCAAGCATTACCGCGACTTCTTCACCAATCCCGACTGGCAGCAGGCGCTGAAGAATTCGGTGCAGATCGCACCCGCGGCGACCATCATTTCGGTCTCGCTCGGCACACTCGCCGCCATCGGCCTGTCGCAACCGCATGTGCCGTTCCGGCGGGCGATCATGGCGATCCTGATTTCGCCGATGATCGTGCCGCTGATCATTTCCGCAGCCGGGATGTATTTCTTCTATTCCCGCATCGGCCTGCAGGGCACCTATATCGGCGTTGTTCTTGCCCATGCCGCGCTTGGCATTCCCTTCGTCATCATCACCGTGACAGCGACGCTGGTCGGCTTCGACAAGTCGCTGACCCGGGCTGCGGCCAATATGGGCGCCAACCCGGTGACCACCTTCTTCAAGGTGCAAATGCCGCTGATCCTGCCGGGCGTGATTTCGGGCGGCCTGTTCGCCTTCATCACCTCCTTCGACGAAGTCGTGGTGGTGCTGTTCGTCGGCTCGGCCGGGCAGAAGACCCTGCCCTGGCAGATGTTCACCGGCCTGCGCGAACAGATCTCGCCGACCATCCTCGCGGTCGCCACGCTTCTTGTCATCGTCTCGATGCTGCTCTTGACCACGCTGGAACTGCTGCGCCGCCGCTCCGAACGGTTGCGGGGCCTGTCGCCGGGCTGA
- a CDS encoding aminopeptidase P family protein, whose product MTHLTSTDDMLHVFQWKNGEKEFSPFSATEMDRRQNAMRAHLAAKDIDAAVFTSYQGICYYSGFLYCSFGRKYGFVLTPDSATTVSAGIDGGQPWRRSHGHNIIYSDWRRDNFFTAIKSLIPTGARRVGIEFDHVSLDFRTLLGDAFPGVEFVDVAEASMWMRTMKSTEEHALIREGTRICNVGARAVMEAIAEGVPEYEVSLASTQAMVREIGKSFPFVELMDTWTWFQSGIMTDGAHNPVTNKKIARGDILSLNCFPMIFGYYTAIERTLFCEEASDAHLDLWQKNCAVMKAGSDMIAPGRKCSDIALALNDMYRGWDLLKYRSFGYGHSFGVLSHYYGREAGVELREDVDTLLEPGMVVSMEPMIMIPEGTPGSGGYREHDIFIITETGAENITNFPYGPEEMIIRR is encoded by the coding sequence ATGACACATCTCACCAGCACTGACGACATGCTGCATGTCTTCCAATGGAAGAATGGCGAGAAGGAATTCTCGCCGTTCTCGGCCACCGAAATGGACCGGCGCCAAAACGCCATGCGCGCCCATCTCGCCGCCAAAGACATCGATGCCGCGGTTTTCACCTCCTATCAGGGCATCTGCTATTATTCGGGTTTCCTCTACTGCTCTTTCGGCCGCAAATACGGCTTCGTGCTGACCCCGGACTCCGCCACGACAGTCTCTGCCGGGATTGATGGCGGCCAGCCCTGGCGGCGCAGCCATGGCCACAACATCATCTATTCCGACTGGCGCCGCGACAATTTCTTCACAGCGATCAAATCACTCATTCCGACGGGTGCCCGCCGCGTCGGCATAGAATTCGACCATGTTTCGCTCGATTTCCGCACACTGCTCGGCGACGCCTTTCCGGGCGTCGAATTCGTTGATGTCGCCGAAGCCTCGATGTGGATGCGGACAATGAAATCCACCGAGGAACACGCACTGATCCGCGAGGGCACCCGCATTTGCAATGTCGGCGCCCGCGCGGTGATGGAAGCGATTGCGGAGGGCGTGCCGGAATATGAAGTATCGCTCGCCTCGACCCAGGCCATGGTTCGCGAAATCGGCAAGAGCTTTCCCTTTGTCGAACTGATGGACACCTGGACCTGGTTCCAGTCAGGCATCATGACCGACGGCGCCCACAACCCGGTCACCAACAAGAAGATTGCGCGTGGCGATATCCTGTCGCTCAACTGCTTCCCGATGATCTTCGGCTATTACACCGCCATCGAACGCACCCTGTTCTGCGAAGAGGCATCCGACGCCCATCTCGATCTGTGGCAGAAGAACTGCGCGGTGATGAAGGCCGGATCCGACATGATTGCGCCTGGCAGAAAATGCTCTGATATCGCCCTGGCGCTCAACGATATGTATCGCGGCTGGGACCTCTTGAAATACCGATCCTTTGGCTATGGCCACTCCTTCGGCGTGCTGTCGCATTATTATGGCCGTGAGGCCGGCGTCGAACTGCGCGAGGATGTAGACACGCTGCTCGAGCCGGGCATGGTAGTCTCAATGGAGCCGATGATCATGATCCCGGAAGGAACACCCGGTTCCGGCGGGTATCGCGAACATGACATTTTCATCATCACCGAGACCGGCGCGGAAAACATAACCAACTTCCCCTACGGCCCGGAAGAGATGATCATCCGGCGGTAG